From the Streptomyces sp. Sge12 genome, the window TGCGGGGGCTCGGGGAGATGGCCGCGGGGATGCTGGAGGAGGTGCCGCAGGCGCTGGGGCGGTTGGGGCGGGAGCGGGACCGGCGGCTGCTGGCGGACTGCGCGGCGGCGGTGGCGGAGGTCGCCGGGGAGCCGGGGGACCGGCTGCTGCACTGGGACCTGCACTACGGCAACGTGCTGGCGGGCGGCCGGGAGCCGTGGCTGGCGATCGACCCGAAGCCGCTGGCGGGCGATCCGGGTTTCGAGCTGCTGCCGGCGATCGTCAACAACTTCCGTGCCGCGGACGTGCGGTGGCGGTTCGACCTGCTGACGGAGGCGGTCGGTCTGGACCGGGAACGGGCGCGGGCCTGGACGCTGGGCCGGGTGCTCCAGAACTGCCTGTGGGACGTGGCGGACGGGGAAGAGCACCTGGACGAGGACCAGTTGGCGGTCGCGGAGGTGCTGCGCGCCGCGTTCTAGGCTGCGGGCATGATCCGTAGCGCTGAAGTCACCGACGTCCCTGCCATCCGGGCGATGATCCGCGAGCTCGCGGAGTACGAGAAGGTGCCGCACGAGGCGCGGGCCACCGAGGAGCAGCTGCGGGAGGCGCTGTTCGGGGCGCGCCCGGCGGTGTTCGCGCACGTCGCGGAGACGGAGGAGGGGGAGGTCGTCGGCTTCGCGCTGTGGTTCCTGTCCTTCTCGACGTGGCGCGGGGTGCACGGGATCTACCTGGAGGACCTGTACGT encodes:
- a CDS encoding GNAT family N-acetyltransferase, whose protein sequence is MIRSAEVTDVPAIRAMIRELAEYEKVPHEARATEEQLREALFGARPAVFAHVAETEEGEVVGFALWFLSFSTWRGVHGIYLEDLYVRPGVRGGGHGKALLRELARTCVEQGYERLEWSVLKWNAPTIAFYEALGARPQEEWDVYRLTDGALKELGGAQ
- a CDS encoding aminoglycoside phosphotransferase family protein, with protein sequence MVEVPDGLVEAQVPYNGDAGREFIAGLPARAARFLEEWGLRRAGPAMHGMTALVLPVVRADGSAAVLKLVAVDEESAGEPAALRAWAGRGSVRLLAHDAGTGTLLLERLDEARDLSVLARSDPRRAVAVVGELLARLTAVPAPAGLRGLGEMAAGMLEEVPQALGRLGRERDRRLLADCAAAVAEVAGEPGDRLLHWDLHYGNVLAGGREPWLAIDPKPLAGDPGFELLPAIVNNFRAADVRWRFDLLTEAVGLDRERARAWTLGRVLQNCLWDVADGEEHLDEDQLAVAEVLRAAF